GGCAGTCCGCTTGAAATTTTTTCATCGACAACTTTGGCGCGCGCCAGCGCGTCGCCTTCCATGACAGTTAAAAAAGCGTTTATCTCGGGCTGTCTTTTTTCTATTTGTTTCAAACAATCCTTGATCAATTCCGCGCAAGAAAATTCTTTTTCCCGCAGACCTCTTTGAGCTGATTTGATTGTTAATTTATTAAGCATAGTTACAAATTACATTCGACTAATTAGCTTCCAGGCTGTTGTTACAAATTACATTCGCCCCGCAGGCGCCTTAATGCAAATTCAAAATCCTTCTAAATCTCAATGTTTTTTTCGCAAATAACGCAAGTATTCCCAATTTTAAACCTGTTTGTCCGAGATATCCATGGACTTGCGCAAAATCATTGTTCGCAAAACTCTCTCCCCTTTTTATTTCCAAAACAATTTTCTCTTCGATGATGAAATCCGGCACATAACAACCTATTCTTTCGTCTCTATATTTGATAGAAATTGTCTTCTGACTGACGCAATTTATATGTGAATCCTTAAACGCTTTTTCCAACGCCCGTTGATAATATTTTTCTTGCAATTGTCCGCCCAATTCGGAATGGACATTTTTCAGCGCCCCCACGATTTTAAAACTGAGATATTTATAAATAATTTTACTTTCTTTCATTTTAATTTCTCCTAAAAATATTGTAATTCGTAACATTTATTAATCGGCCACCCAGATCATTGTACTTCGTAACAAATTACCTGAAAGCTTCACAGAATATTGTAATTCGTAACACTCATTTTTTCCCCCGCATCACTCCTTGCACCCTAATCTGCCCACTCTCAACTTCCGGCGCCTGACCGAGTAATTTTTCCGCCGAATAAATCAAATGAACTTCGTCCTCGCGACTGACATTGCTCAAGCCGGTGATATGCGAAACCGGTTCGATATTGCTCAAATCGATTGACTTTAATTCTTCGAAATATTTGAAAACTTCACCGATTTGCTTGGCGTATTTTTCTTTTTCTTCCTCGCTTATCCCGAGCCTGGCCAAGATCGCCAGCCTCTCTATCAACTCCTTATTTATCATAAAATTTCGATTTGCTTGAAGTAAGAAATCTATTGGAATTATAGCACATTTTCATGAAGCATGGAACATGCCTGCCCGCCGTAGCTTAAGAGCGAAGGCGGGAAGCATGGAGCATGAAACAGAGGCAGATAAGCTATGTTTTCGTAAATTTTGTAAATTCCTGTAGTTTCGCAGTCAAAATTCGTAACTATTCGTAATTATTAATAATGAATTTAACTGGATTTGATTTGTAATCATTTGCAATTTATTTTTTACTAAAATAAGCTAAAAAAGCTCAGAAACATTGACTAAAATTAGATTTTATGCTATTATAATATGTTATTCTGCGCGAATCAGCCGGACAAAACAAAGCTTTTCGCGACAGAATATTGTTTTTCACGCGGTGGAAACCGCCAAATTAGGAGGGAAGGATGAATCTGCTGAACGAGATCACTCGATTCACCTGCAATCTGTTCGACGACGACGACCGCGACCCCGAGTTCTTCGGAATGCACGAGGTCGGGCGGCGCGGCGACGCTCTGCCCTTCATCGGGGACGTCGCGCGGCAGATCGCGGACGAGGACGGAGACGGAGACGATGAGTTCGTCTACCGGCCCAACGCCCCGATCGAGGGGCCGCTTCCCCGCCGGTCGGCCGATCCGCCCGCGGCCAAGCCCATTTTCTGCTCGGTCATCCCTCCCTTCACCAACCGCCCGACGAAGCGGGGCATGTACCAGCGCACTCGCAGTCTGCCCGCGGACTCGCTCCGCGAGTGCAAACCCCGACGGGACTCGAACTGGAAGGACTCCGGGGCTGAGCGCCAGTTCGTCCGTCACACGGGACGCCGCGGACGGATCATGACCATCCGCGACCCCGCGCTCGTCGACAACGACGCGATCGGTTAGCCCACCTGTTCTTTCCCACCTTTCGCCCAACCTCATTCGTTGGGCTCCAATCCTTGCTTGATATAATCACATAGCGGGCAAAGATCGGAGATTGTTCCGAAACACCCACCATGCTTCCCGCTGAGAGCGGGAAAAGAGGAGATGCTAGATGAAACGGATGATCGTGTGTCTTATGGTTGTTCTTCTGGCCGCAAGCTGCGGCAACAGCGCGTCCACCCGCAAGGTGGAAACCGACGCCGGTCCCGCGCTCGAATGCGGGGAGGGCACCATCAAAGTGGACGGAGAATGCCGTCCGAAAGACGAACTCTGCAACGGCATCGACGACGACGGGGACGGAGTGACGGACGAACAGTGCGTCATCCCTCCCAGCAACGTGGCCTGTGGCGCGGGTACCATCCTCGTAGATGGGGAATGCGTTCCCCTGCCAAATCAGGACTACGATGAGGACAACGACGGCTTCTCGCCGTTCGAAGGCGACTGCAACGACGACGATCCGACCATCAACCCGACGGCGACCGAAGTCTGTGATGAACTGGACAACAATTGCGACGGGCAGGTAGACGAGGACGATCCGTCGCAGGACGATTTCTGCATCTCGATGAACCAGTACAACGGCAATTACGTTGCCGTTCAGGGTACGGAGAGGTGCCATGGGATCGCCGGCATGATCTGCACGCCGCTACCGGTCGAGCTATGCCGGCAAAACGCAGAAATCTGCGACAATGCTCTCGACGACAACTGCGACGGCGTGGTGGACGAGGGCTGCGACCCCGACTTTGACTTTGACAAAGACGGCTTCAGTCCGTTCGACGGAGACTGCGACGACGACAACCGCGACATCCATCCGGATGCCATCGAAAGCTGCAACGGCCTGGACGACGACTGCGACGGCCAGATCGACGAGGGCTACCCGATCCAGTTTTTCCTCCGCGACGCGGATGGAGACGGGCACGGAGATCCCGAAAACATGATTCAGGCCGCCGACTGTCTCTCCGCGCCGTACGGATACATCGACTGGATCGTCGACCTTGACAACGACTGCGACGACAGCGACAGTCACGTCAACCCCGCGGCCATCGAGTACTGCAACAACATCGACGATGACTGCGACGGCGCGACCGACGAGGACGACCCGGATATGGGTATTGCCTGCACGGCCGTGCTGAGTCTGCACGACCACGACGTGCCGATCCTCGGCGTCAACCTCTGTGAGAACGGAGAGATGCTGTGCACGCCTCCGCCGCTGGAAGAATGCCAGCTGCAGACGGAAATCTGCGGCGACATCTACGACAACAACTGCGACGGGCAGGTGGACGAGGACTGTGAAGAAGATGGGGCCCCGCACTACTGCGAGCCGGTCTACACCAACTACGGCATCCTGATCGGCTACCGCGGCTGTTGCGGCGCCAGCCCGCTGACTACTACTCATCCCGAAGCGGGCATGTTGATCAAGACGCATGAGTACAGCTCAGTGTACTACTACGCCAGTGACGGATTCAGGTATGTCTTCCCGACTACGCTCGAGCTAGATTCCTGGTACTCTCCCCTCGACGAATACGGCATCCCCGTTTCGCCCAACGAGGAGATCTGCCAGCAGGTCTACGACGTTTCACTCCTTGTGTTGGCATCGATTCCAATGGGCATGAAAAACGTCACCCTTCGTCCCGGAGCATTCGTCACCGGAAGCACGACGGACTCGAGCCAGCGCTACGTGGTGGATCACTGCGCGACGCGGAAAGAAGTCGATCCGATCACCGTGCTGGATGAGATCTACTCGTCCAACTACGGGTCGACCGCCTGGGAGCGAACGCACCCGGTGTGGAATGTCATGTGGGGCATGTACACGACCGGTCAGACAGTCACCTCCGCCGATAATTTCGACTGGCTGGAAACATACCAGTCGGCAACCATCGAAGAGGAGCTGGGAATCAGCGGGATGTGCGTCGACCAGGACGGCGACGGCTACAGCCCATTCGCGGGCGATTGCGACGACGGAAATGATTCGCTCTTTCCCGGCGCGCAGGAACTCTGCGACGGGATTGACAATAACTGCGACGGCGAAACCGACGAAGATTTCGCCGAGTATCTCGGCCAGCCATGCAGAGGATACGCCCGTAACGGTGAATTCCTCGATGGCTACTGTTCCGAGATCGGGACAGTCGTTTGCCATAACAACCTCGCGCTCAGGTGTTCATCCGCTGACGAAAATTCGCGGTGGACAACCGATTACAACTGGTCGTTGCCCGAAGTCTGCGGCAACAGCCTCGACGACAACTGCGACGGGCAGGTGGATGAAGGCTGCGACCAGCCGCCGGACGGAGTGAGCTTCTGCGAAGTCGACGATGACTGCGCGGATGCCGCCTGGGGCCAGTACTGCGTGTATTCGCTAGTACTGGATGCCAGCTTCTGCCAGGCTTGTCGGCAAGACGTCGACCCCGTGGACATGTCTCAATGGGAGTCTGTCGGATGCGGTGGTCAGACGCCAATCTGCGCATGGGGAGTCCAAACCGTACCCGTAAGCGATGCGTTTCCCGATGGGTATGCGCCGTTCTACTGGTGCGTGGAATGCGTCCTCGACACGGACTGCACACCGGGGTTCATCTGCTCGCAAGACAATTTCGTCTGCGAGCAGCAAGCCGCCGCCGCGACTTTGACTGTCGATGTCGCCGGCATGCCGGCTTCCGGCAATACCTACGTCAAAGGCACTGACGGAGTTCCGGCCGTAGGATTCATCTTCACGGCCGGCGATTCCGCTGACGCGCTGGTCAATTCCGTGAAATTGACGGTGTACCTCGACAACAACCAAAACGGCTTTAGCGATACCGCGGATGTCGATGACACTTCGGGCGCCCAAAACGTTTTGGCGACAGTCACCATCTACGACGCAGGGACTCCGACAACCCCGCTGGCCGACGCCAAGAACCTGACAGTCAATGCCAGCGACATCACCGTTCAGTTCGACTCGTTGAACTGGACAG
The genomic region above belongs to Candidatus Bipolaricaulota bacterium and contains:
- a CDS encoding GxxExxY protein, which codes for MKESKIIYKYLSFKIVGALKNVHSELGGQLQEKYYQRALEKAFKDSHINCVSQKTISIKYRDERIGCYVPDFIIEEKIVLEIKRGESFANNDFAQVHGYLGQTGLKLGILALFAKKTLRFRRILNLH
- the gatC gene encoding Asp-tRNA(Asn)/Glu-tRNA(Gln) amidotransferase subunit GatC, whose amino-acid sequence is MINKELIERLAILARLGISEEEKEKYAKQIGEVFKYFEELKSIDLSNIEPVSHITGLSNVSREDEVHLIYSAEKLLGQAPEVESGQIRVQGVMRGKK
- a CDS encoding MopE-related protein — translated: MVVLLAASCGNSASTRKVETDAGPALECGEGTIKVDGECRPKDELCNGIDDDGDGVTDEQCVIPPSNVACGAGTILVDGECVPLPNQDYDEDNDGFSPFEGDCNDDDPTINPTATEVCDELDNNCDGQVDEDDPSQDDFCISMNQYNGNYVAVQGTERCHGIAGMICTPLPVELCRQNAEICDNALDDNCDGVVDEGCDPDFDFDKDGFSPFDGDCDDDNRDIHPDAIESCNGLDDDCDGQIDEGYPIQFFLRDADGDGHGDPENMIQAADCLSAPYGYIDWIVDLDNDCDDSDSHVNPAAIEYCNNIDDDCDGATDEDDPDMGIACTAVLSLHDHDVPILGVNLCENGEMLCTPPPLEECQLQTEICGDIYDNNCDGQVDEDCEEDGAPHYCEPVYTNYGILIGYRGCCGASPLTTTHPEAGMLIKTHEYSSVYYYASDGFRYVFPTTLELDSWYSPLDEYGIPVSPNEEICQQVYDVSLLVLASIPMGMKNVTLRPGAFVTGSTTDSSQRYVVDHCATRKEVDPITVLDEIYSSNYGSTAWERTHPVWNVMWGMYTTGQTVTSADNFDWLETYQSATIEEELGISGMCVDQDGDGYSPFAGDCDDGNDSLFPGAQELCDGIDNNCDGETDEDFAEYLGQPCRGYARNGEFLDGYCSEIGTVVCHNNLALRCSSADENSRWTTDYNWSLPEVCGNSLDDNCDGQVDEGCDQPPDGVSFCEVDDDCADAAWGQYCVYSLVLDASFCQACRQDVDPVDMSQWESVGCGGQTPICAWGVQTVPVSDAFPDGYAPFYWCVECVLDTDCTPGFICSQDNFVCEQQAAAATLTVDVAGMPASGNTYVKGTDGVPAVGFIFTAGDSADALVNSVKLTVYLDNNQNGFSDTADVDDTSGAQNVLATVTIYDAGTPTTPLADAKNLTVNASDITVQFDSLNWTVPSGSTKALLVKATLSTTAPLSGDDDDFALTIQESGDVDAEDGNGTAVNVVLQNGNQEPDVWQTATGGGILDLTEATSTPVSSLLVAGTSNNLVSVVEFASTGEAFIVERMQVYDADGNGYDEIGAVRVSYTNSLGETEAKAAIPDMNGIAIFNNLDIYVPKDAAADVRIFTDLNTVAGSADNGDSIRLTVAESANFRAVGRESGVVVIDTAAAADPEVNSHYVFESVPSVAFAVDTPSGNLIPSANTLLAKLAVTADGAKDITFDAATGDITFKISSSCAGTATGDVYLKDADGTTLATPTAIAPCSATSVKFLFEDVTTDWRVPAGETKYLYVWGDTSMMTSQGDSIQLWLDDASNANFTWSINGIGTYQHADILFRGDKYGGLLLKP